From one Lolium rigidum isolate FL_2022 chromosome 4, APGP_CSIRO_Lrig_0.1, whole genome shotgun sequence genomic stretch:
- the LOC124650292 gene encoding protein BUD31 homolog 2 isoform X1 gives MTEEQESGTKMAATYPRSLCRFISTEDTYFLSKKDTTYLFFHKIFFSPYTLASTKSLFIEPSNYGPPNGTPTARPSQDPNFPTHLPPPAGCRAWSSNSRRRTPGIEVRRFLFNKHTSWNNMPKIKTSRVKYPEGWELIEPTLRDLEAKMREAENDTHDGKRKCEALWPIFRISHQKSRYIYDLYYRRKEIKKELYEFCLDQGYADKNLIAKWKKPGYERLCCLRCIQTRDHNFATTCVCRVPKHLREEKVIECVHCGCKGCASGD, from the exons ATGACAGAGGAGCAGGAGTCTGGGACAAAGATGGCCGCGACCTACCCACGGTCGCTTTGCCGTTTTATTAGTACAGAAGATACATATTTTCTGTCAAAAAAAGATACTACATATTTGTTTTTCCATAAAATATTTTTTAGCCCGTACACACTGGCCAGCACGAAAAGTTTATTTATCGAGCCCAGTAACTACGGCCCTCCCAACGGCACCCCGACCGCGCGTCCCAGCCAAGATCCAAACTTCCCAAcgcatcttcctcctcctgccgGCTGCCGCGCCTGGTCATCGAACAGTCGCCGCCGAACGCCGGGCATCGAAGTTCGAAG GTTTTTGTTCAATAAGCATACTTCCTGGAACAACATGCCTAAGATAAAGACGAGCCGTGTGAAGTACCCCGAAGGATGGGAGCTTATTGAACCAACTCTCCGTGATTTGGAAGCCAAAATGAGAGAAG CCGAGAATGATACACATGATGGGAAGAGGAAGTGTGAGGCCCTCTGGCCAATCTTCCGCATTTCTCATCAAAAGAGCCGCTACATATATGATCTCTACTACCGAAGGAAGGAAATCAAAAAGGAGTTATATGAGTTTTGCTTGGACCAAGGTTATGCAGACAAAAATCTGATTGCTAAATGGAAAAAG CCAGGTTATGAACGCCTTTGTTGCCTCCGTTGCATACAAACACGAGACCACAACTTCGCAACCACTTGTGTCTGCCGGGTCCCCAAGCACCTCAGGGAAGAAAAGGTGATAGAGTGCGTCCATTGCGGCTGCAAGGGGTGCGCCAGCGGAGACTGA
- the LOC124650292 gene encoding protein BUD31 homolog 2 isoform X2: protein MPKIKTSRVKYPEGWELIEPTLRDLEAKMREAENDTHDGKRKCEALWPIFRISHQKSRYIYDLYYRRKEIKKELYEFCLDQGYADKNLIAKWKKPGYERLCCLRCIQTRDHNFATTCVCRVPKHLREEKVIECVHCGCKGCASGD from the exons ATGCCTAAGATAAAGACGAGCCGTGTGAAGTACCCCGAAGGATGGGAGCTTATTGAACCAACTCTCCGTGATTTGGAAGCCAAAATGAGAGAAG CCGAGAATGATACACATGATGGGAAGAGGAAGTGTGAGGCCCTCTGGCCAATCTTCCGCATTTCTCATCAAAAGAGCCGCTACATATATGATCTCTACTACCGAAGGAAGGAAATCAAAAAGGAGTTATATGAGTTTTGCTTGGACCAAGGTTATGCAGACAAAAATCTGATTGCTAAATGGAAAAAG CCAGGTTATGAACGCCTTTGTTGCCTCCGTTGCATACAAACACGAGACCACAACTTCGCAACCACTTGTGTCTGCCGGGTCCCCAAGCACCTCAGGGAAGAAAAGGTGATAGAGTGCGTCCATTGCGGCTGCAAGGGGTGCGCCAGCGGAGACTGA